One Alnus glutinosa chromosome 3, dhAlnGlut1.1, whole genome shotgun sequence genomic region harbors:
- the LOC133864775 gene encoding uncharacterized protein LOC133864775, translating to MNYAIRSTRTYPPALFSTPLLYNAGRQAYGLRLRKGATMATQQPDSKQNTDKPQKPNLNPNPNEKTGDVMSHSFGEGYATRSDEEGFGGIYGGNQSFPKPEHDEPVHENHPAYDKSQGSEVKEKEKARHQTSANS from the exons ATGAATTACGCAATCAGATCAACTCGGACATATCCACCAGCTTTGTTCTCAACACCTCTGCTGTATAACGCAGGCCGTCAAGCGTATGGGCTCAGATTAAGGAAGGGCGCAACTATGGCTACCCAGCAACCTGATAGCAAGCAGAACACGGACAAGCCCCAGAAACCGAACCTGAACCCGAACCCAAATGAGAAAACtgg GGACGTGATGTCTCATTCGTTTGGTGAGGGGTACGCCACCAGGTCGGATGAGGAAGGATTTGGTGGAATATATGGAGGCAACCAGTCTTTTCCAAAGCCTGAGCATGATGAGCCTGTCCATGAAAATCACCCTG CTTATGACAAGTCCCAGGGGAGCGAAgtgaaggagaaggaaaaagcGCGACACCAGACCAGCGCAAATTCGTAG